Proteins co-encoded in one Spirosoma endbachense genomic window:
- a CDS encoding S9 family peptidase, which yields MKRTCFTLITTLTLYSMTQAQTLKAPKAAIKPKELITNGHKRIDNYYYLNERENPEVIKYLKAENAYLDQVLAPVKGLQEKLFEEMKGRIKQQDESVPYKEGPYYYYTRFITGGEYPIYCRKKGSLEGIEEVMFDGNAMAKGHNYYQIGGYEVSDNDELAIFAEDTVSRRLYTLRIKNLKTGQIYPEVIPDTEGGSFAWATDNKTLFYIKKDPQTLLGYQVYRHVLGTDPKTDVLVYEEQDNQFYMGLGRSKSKKYITIGSDHNGTSTEYRLLEASNPTGEFKVFLPREKGHEYDIVHYQNKFYVRTNWKAENFRLMEVPEGKTTDRTAWKEVIAHRPDVYLDNMDVFVNHLVLGERKAGLTNIRVINQKTKTDEYLDFGEPAYVAGIGYNPDFNTNVLRYSYASLTTPNSTFDYNMDTHEKKLMKQQEVLGGFDKNNYVSERFYVTARDGAQVPVSLVYRKDTPKDGSAPLLQYSYGSYGYSTDPGFGSTRLSLLDRGFIYAISHIRGGQEMGRRWYEDGKMLKKKNTFNDFVDVSEYLIKNKYTSSDKLFAMGGSAGGLLMGAIINQAPQLYRGVVAAVPFVDVVTTMLDESIPLTTGEFEEWGNPKQKQYYDYMLSYSPYDNVEKKAYPNLLVTTGLHDSQVQYWEPAKWVAKLRAMKTNNNQLLLHTNMEAGHGGASGRFQALREIALEYAFMLNLVGEKQ from the coding sequence ACAAACACTTAAGGCTCCCAAGGCCGCGATTAAACCGAAAGAATTAATCACGAACGGCCACAAGCGAATCGACAATTATTATTACCTCAATGAGCGGGAAAATCCGGAGGTTATCAAGTATCTGAAAGCCGAAAACGCTTACCTCGATCAGGTACTGGCGCCCGTTAAGGGTCTACAGGAAAAGCTCTTTGAGGAGATGAAAGGCCGCATCAAGCAACAGGATGAATCCGTTCCGTATAAAGAAGGGCCGTATTATTATTACACCCGATTCATAACTGGGGGCGAGTACCCGATTTATTGCCGTAAAAAGGGCTCTCTGGAAGGTATCGAAGAGGTAATGTTCGACGGTAACGCCATGGCCAAGGGACACAATTACTACCAGATCGGTGGGTATGAAGTGTCGGATAATGACGAACTGGCCATTTTCGCCGAAGATACCGTTAGCCGACGGCTCTATACGCTACGGATAAAAAACCTGAAAACGGGTCAGATTTATCCCGAAGTCATTCCGGATACCGAAGGCGGCAGTTTCGCCTGGGCGACCGACAACAAGACCTTGTTTTACATCAAGAAAGACCCACAGACGCTACTGGGTTATCAGGTATATCGGCATGTACTGGGCACAGATCCCAAAACCGATGTGCTGGTTTACGAAGAGCAGGATAACCAATTTTACATGGGGCTGGGTCGATCAAAATCCAAGAAATACATCACGATTGGATCTGATCACAACGGCACTTCTACGGAATATCGCCTTCTGGAAGCCAGCAATCCAACGGGCGAATTCAAGGTTTTTCTGCCGCGGGAGAAGGGTCATGAATACGATATCGTTCACTATCAGAACAAATTCTATGTCCGAACGAACTGGAAGGCTGAGAATTTCCGGTTAATGGAAGTGCCGGAAGGCAAAACTACCGACCGTACTGCCTGGAAAGAAGTAATTGCCCATCGGCCCGACGTTTATCTCGACAATATGGACGTATTTGTCAATCACCTGGTATTGGGTGAACGGAAAGCGGGCCTGACCAACATTCGGGTTATTAACCAAAAAACCAAAACCGACGAATACCTCGACTTTGGCGAACCGGCTTATGTTGCGGGCATTGGTTATAACCCGGATTTCAACACGAATGTGCTGCGTTATAGTTATGCATCCCTGACAACGCCCAATTCAACCTTCGATTATAACATGGACACCCATGAGAAAAAGCTGATGAAACAGCAGGAGGTACTGGGTGGTTTCGATAAAAATAACTATGTCTCGGAGCGGTTTTACGTGACGGCCCGCGACGGTGCGCAGGTTCCGGTTTCCCTTGTTTATCGGAAAGACACGCCCAAAGATGGCTCGGCTCCTCTCCTCCAGTATTCCTACGGTTCCTATGGGTACTCTACCGATCCAGGCTTTGGCTCTACGCGCCTGAGCCTGCTCGACCGGGGCTTTATCTATGCCATCTCACACATCCGGGGCGGCCAGGAAATGGGTCGTCGATGGTACGAAGATGGCAAGATGCTGAAGAAGAAAAATACGTTTAACGACTTCGTAGATGTATCGGAATACCTCATCAAAAACAAGTATACCAGCTCCGATAAGCTGTTTGCGATGGGTGGCAGCGCGGGCGGTTTGCTGATGGGAGCCATAATCAATCAGGCTCCGCAACTGTATCGGGGGGTAGTGGCGGCTGTGCCGTTTGTGGATGTGGTCACAACCATGCTCGACGAAAGCATTCCGCTCACAACGGGTGAATTTGAGGAGTGGGGTAATCCAAAGCAAAAACAGTATTACGACTACATGCTGTCGTATTCGCCCTACGATAATGTTGAAAAGAAAGCCTATCCGAACCTGCTCGTAACCACGGGTCTGCACGATTCGCAGGTGCAATACTGGGAACCAGCGAAATGGGTCGCCAAACTACGGGCAATGAAAACCAATAACAATCAGCTTCTGCTCCATACTAACATGGAAGCGGGCCACGGTGGCGCATCGGGCCGATTTCAGGCGCTCAGGGAAATTGCGCTGGAGTATGCTTTCATGCTGAATCTGGTTGGCGAGAAGCAGTAG
- a CDS encoding SAM hydrolase/SAM-dependent halogenase family protein: MHIRYKLTFLILFCFRQLATAQNGIVVFQSDFGLKDGAVSAMKGVAMGVSADLKLFDLTHEIPAYDIWEAAYRLHQTVPYYPKGTVFVSVCDPGVGTDRHSVVLLTKSGHYIVTPDNGTLTLIAEHLGIGEIREIDEAVNRLKNSNESYTFHGRDVYAYTAARLASRTITFQQVGSTIRKDVVRLPYQKAEFSNGVLKGNIPALDIQYGNVWTNIPKAMLVQLGSKSGEMLRVQIMHKNETLYDKPIRLVNTFGEAPVGDDVAYINSLLNFSVAVNQGNFSEKYKVFSGADWKVVVSRQP, encoded by the coding sequence ATGCACATCCGTTACAAACTCACCTTTCTGATTCTCTTTTGCTTCCGTCAACTTGCTACGGCTCAGAATGGTATTGTCGTTTTTCAATCTGATTTTGGTCTGAAAGATGGAGCCGTATCAGCCATGAAAGGTGTGGCCATGGGCGTCTCAGCAGATCTAAAGCTGTTTGATCTCACGCATGAAATACCCGCTTACGATATCTGGGAAGCTGCTTACCGACTCCATCAGACGGTCCCTTATTATCCGAAAGGAACTGTTTTTGTTTCGGTCTGTGACCCTGGCGTTGGTACAGATCGGCACTCGGTTGTATTGCTCACAAAATCAGGCCACTATATTGTGACACCTGATAACGGTACTCTGACATTAATTGCGGAGCATTTGGGCATTGGCGAGATCCGGGAAATTGACGAAGCTGTCAATCGGCTGAAAAATTCGAATGAATCCTATACCTTTCACGGACGTGATGTGTATGCATACACGGCTGCCCGACTTGCATCCCGCACCATTACATTTCAACAAGTCGGTTCAACCATTCGTAAAGACGTGGTTCGTTTGCCGTATCAGAAAGCCGAGTTTTCAAACGGTGTGCTGAAAGGAAACATTCCGGCTCTTGATATTCAGTATGGTAATGTCTGGACTAATATTCCCAAAGCGATGCTGGTACAACTCGGTTCTAAGTCCGGCGAGATGCTACGTGTGCAGATTATGCATAAAAATGAAACGCTGTACGATAAACCCATTCGGCTCGTCAATACGTTTGGTGAAGCACCAGTTGGCGATGATGTGGCCTATATCAATAGTCTACTGAACTTTTCGGTTGCCGTTAATCAGGGCAATTTTTCGGAGAAGTATAAGGTATTCAGTGGTGCCGACTGGAAAGTTGTTGTGAGCAGGCAGCCCTAA
- the mptB gene encoding polyprenol phosphomannose-dependent alpha 1,6 mannosyltransferase MptB — protein sequence MIVTPLRFLWLILSATSYVILAYFVPRQEFGWLIGLFTILFLGYAWAIRRIDRQREEPIDRVLFASAIGFRLLLLFAVPCLSDDVYRFVWDGRLLTHGFNPYLYLPSRLVETDLAATASLDRVLFQQLNSPDYFTVYPPLNQAIFGLAAWLSPHSLLGSIVWLRLPILLSEIGSLWLMTRLLRRLNRNPNLALFYGLNPLVILELTGNLHFEAVMLFFTLLAGWWLLTERWIRSAGALALAIGTKLLPLLLLPLIVRWLGWRKGMVYATLAGVFTILQFLPFASLELVQNVGSSVNLYFQKFEFNASVYYVLRSIGYWMKGYNAIQTIGFWLSITTTLSILWISFRWRNVSVPAQVLAILTLYFGFATTVHPWYITTVVAASVFTRFWYPLIWSALIPVSYFTYRTIPYHENLWLTSVEYGIVAVVILLDVIKARQKMPVY from the coding sequence ATGATCGTAACCCCGCTTCGTTTTCTCTGGTTGATTTTATCGGCCACTTCGTACGTTATACTGGCCTATTTCGTTCCCCGTCAGGAATTCGGATGGTTGATTGGTTTATTCACTATCTTATTTCTGGGGTATGCATGGGCGATTCGCCGGATTGACAGGCAGCGCGAAGAGCCGATTGATCGTGTGCTGTTTGCCTCGGCAATCGGCTTTAGACTCTTATTGCTCTTTGCCGTTCCCTGCCTTTCCGACGATGTGTATCGATTCGTTTGGGATGGGCGTCTGCTGACACATGGATTTAATCCGTATCTGTATCTGCCATCCAGACTTGTTGAAACCGATTTAGCTGCCACGGCCAGTTTAGACCGGGTGTTGTTTCAGCAACTTAATTCTCCAGATTATTTCACCGTCTATCCGCCTTTAAATCAGGCTATATTCGGACTGGCTGCATGGCTATCACCACATAGTTTATTGGGTAGTATTGTCTGGTTACGTTTGCCAATTCTTCTCAGTGAAATAGGGTCGCTCTGGCTAATGACCAGGCTACTTCGCCGGTTGAACCGTAACCCCAATCTGGCTTTATTTTATGGCCTGAATCCGTTGGTTATCCTTGAACTGACAGGTAATCTGCATTTTGAGGCCGTTATGCTCTTTTTTACGCTACTGGCTGGCTGGTGGCTTTTGACAGAACGCTGGATACGCTCCGCGGGCGCATTGGCGCTGGCCATTGGTACAAAATTGTTGCCCTTGTTGTTGTTGCCACTGATAGTTCGATGGCTGGGCTGGCGAAAGGGAATGGTTTATGCCACGCTAGCGGGTGTTTTCACTATTCTTCAGTTTTTGCCATTCGCTAGTCTGGAACTGGTTCAAAATGTAGGATCGAGTGTAAATCTGTATTTTCAGAAATTCGAATTTAATGCCAGTGTGTATTATGTTCTGCGGTCTATTGGTTATTGGATGAAGGGATATAATGCCATTCAAACCATTGGCTTCTGGCTGTCGATTACGACAACGCTAAGCATTTTGTGGATTTCGTTCCGGTGGCGTAACGTATCTGTTCCAGCGCAGGTATTGGCGATACTGACGCTCTATTTCGGCTTTGCAACGACGGTACATCCCTGGTATATCACCACAGTCGTTGCCGCTTCGGTCTTCACCCGATTTTGGTATCCGTTGATTTGGTCTGCGCTAATTCCTGTTTCGTACTTTACCTATCGGACAATACCCTATCATGAAAATCTGTGGCTGACATCGGTAGAATACGGTATTGTGGCGGTTGTAATATTACTTGATGTGATCAAAGCAAGACAAAAAATGCCTGTGTACTGA
- a CDS encoding cellulose synthase family protein: protein MEISVLILYGLALGLLFLYNCGQLSLIIIYLRSERKRREAILSVGTLEPDRFPRVTVQLPVYNELYVIERLIDAVMQMHYPKDKLDIQVLDDSTDETVQIIANKVKAYQRQGFAIEHVQRPERKGFKAGALAYGLAFAKGEFIAIFDADFVPDADFLLKTIPHFSDPKVAIVQTRWEHLNEDFSLMTQLQAFGLNAHFTIEQSGRYAAGFLANFNGTGGVWRKSAIADAGGWQSDTLTEDLDLSYRAQLRGWKFVYREDVGSPAELPVAMNALKSQQYRWMKGAAECARKLFVKVLKASDISFVSKLHAFFHLFSSATFILVLLLGVLSVPLIYIRHRHPEWENVFFVINLFQVNLLILISFYGIPFWLLKQGSKSKLVWYFTMYSSLMMGLSLHNTIAVIEGYIGRKTPFIRTPKFNVKTAADRWDANKYVSRQLSWLTLAEGALAIYFFGGLMLAVYIHDFRMFFLHCMLMVGFGMVAVYSLIQSGRRPASPAVRLARPVPVSV, encoded by the coding sequence ATGGAAATTTCAGTCCTGATTCTGTATGGGCTGGCTTTAGGGCTATTGTTTCTCTACAACTGTGGCCAGTTAAGCCTGATTATCATCTACCTGCGTTCTGAACGAAAACGCAGGGAAGCTATTCTGTCGGTTGGTACACTAGAGCCAGATAGATTTCCCCGCGTAACCGTACAGTTGCCAGTCTATAACGAACTCTACGTCATTGAGCGATTAATCGACGCCGTGATGCAGATGCATTACCCTAAAGATAAGCTCGATATTCAGGTACTCGATGACTCTACCGACGAAACCGTACAGATCATTGCCAATAAAGTGAAAGCGTATCAACGGCAAGGCTTTGCCATCGAGCATGTCCAGCGGCCGGAACGCAAAGGGTTTAAGGCCGGTGCGCTGGCTTATGGACTGGCGTTTGCGAAAGGTGAATTTATCGCGATTTTCGATGCTGATTTTGTGCCCGATGCCGATTTTCTGCTCAAAACGATACCCCATTTCAGCGACCCGAAAGTAGCTATTGTGCAAACTCGCTGGGAGCATCTTAACGAAGATTTCTCGCTGATGACCCAGCTACAGGCGTTTGGACTAAATGCTCATTTTACCATTGAGCAAAGTGGGCGGTATGCTGCCGGTTTTCTGGCTAACTTCAATGGTACCGGGGGCGTTTGGCGTAAGTCCGCCATTGCCGATGCTGGTGGCTGGCAGAGCGATACCCTCACTGAAGACCTCGATTTAAGCTACCGGGCTCAACTGCGCGGCTGGAAATTCGTTTATCGGGAAGATGTTGGTTCGCCTGCTGAATTGCCCGTAGCGATGAATGCGCTAAAGTCACAGCAATACCGCTGGATGAAGGGTGCCGCCGAATGTGCCCGCAAACTGTTCGTAAAAGTTCTGAAGGCATCAGATATCTCGTTTGTTAGCAAGCTCCATGCGTTTTTTCACTTATTCAGTAGTGCTACGTTTATTCTGGTATTGCTGCTTGGTGTGTTGAGCGTGCCACTCATTTATATTCGTCATCGACATCCGGAGTGGGAAAACGTGTTTTTTGTGATCAATCTGTTTCAGGTTAATCTGCTTATTCTGATCTCGTTCTATGGCATTCCGTTCTGGTTACTGAAACAGGGGAGCAAGTCAAAATTAGTCTGGTATTTTACCATGTACTCGTCGCTGATGATGGGCTTATCGCTGCACAATACAATTGCCGTCATTGAAGGGTATATCGGGCGAAAAACACCGTTCATTCGCACCCCTAAATTCAATGTAAAAACAGCTGCTGATCGTTGGGATGCCAATAAGTATGTTAGCCGTCAGCTGAGCTGGTTGACACTGGCCGAAGGGGCTTTAGCCATCTATTTTTTCGGAGGGTTGATGCTGGCTGTCTACATTCATGATTTCCGGATGTTCTTCCTGCATTGTATGCTGATGGTTGGGTTTGGAATGGTCGCTGTATATTCGCTCATCCAATCGGGACGCCGACCGGCCAGCCCTGCTGTGCGGTTGGCTCGCCCGGTGCCGGTGAGCGTATGA